In Pseudomonas asiatica, the following are encoded in one genomic region:
- a CDS encoding LysR family transcriptional regulator produces the protein MPYILPMNISNFDLNLLRVFDMLLREQNVSRAAERLALTQPTVSNALARLRDQLGDPLLVRVGRRMRPTPRALALEGPIRAALQQIEQTLATGDAFEPRRSHRQLRIALTDFVEQLCMPPLLARLQVLAPHLRIDVVHLAPNLPAEALDRGDLDLVLGRFDEVPARFSRRPWRRETLQVALRQKHPQLAPDQALDLQAFLGLRHIWVHGGQTRGMVDQWLAEQGLTRKIAYTTPNYLQAAHLAAATEMCVVLPRQLAQQFAKLLPLAVHELPFALEPFELELVHLTHRRHDPALAWLVEQIMELPPA, from the coding sequence ATGCCATATATTCTGCCCATGAATATTTCCAACTTCGATCTGAACCTGCTGCGGGTCTTCGACATGTTGCTGCGCGAGCAGAACGTCTCACGGGCGGCTGAACGCCTGGCCCTGACCCAGCCCACTGTCAGCAACGCCCTGGCGCGGCTGCGCGACCAGCTGGGCGACCCGCTGCTGGTTCGTGTGGGCCGGCGCATGCGCCCTACGCCACGGGCGTTGGCGCTGGAAGGGCCGATTCGAGCGGCGCTGCAACAAATCGAGCAGACCCTGGCCACTGGCGATGCCTTCGAGCCACGGCGCAGCCACCGTCAACTGCGCATCGCCCTCACCGACTTCGTCGAACAGTTGTGCATGCCACCGCTGCTGGCACGCCTGCAGGTACTGGCCCCGCACTTGCGCATCGATGTAGTGCACCTGGCTCCCAACCTGCCGGCCGAAGCGCTGGACCGCGGCGACCTCGACCTGGTGCTGGGGCGCTTCGATGAGGTGCCGGCACGTTTCAGCCGCCGCCCCTGGAGGCGTGAAACCCTGCAAGTCGCGCTGCGCCAGAAGCATCCGCAACTGGCGCCGGACCAGGCACTGGATCTTCAGGCGTTTCTTGGTTTGCGGCACATCTGGGTACACGGTGGCCAGACCCGCGGCATGGTCGACCAATGGCTGGCCGAACAAGGCCTGACCCGGAAAATTGCCTACACCACCCCCAACTACCTTCAAGCAGCGCATCTGGCCGCCGCCACCGAGATGTGCGTGGTGCTGCCGCGGCAACTTGCGCAGCAGTTCGCCAAGTTGCTGCCCTTGGCGGTGCACGAACTGCCCTTCGCCCTGGAGCCGTTCGAGCTGGAACTGGTGCACCTGACCCATCGTCGGCACGACCCCGCCCTGGCCTGGCTGGTGGAGCAGATCATGGAGCTTCCGCCTGCCTGA
- a CDS encoding 3-hydroxyacyl-CoA dehydrogenase produces MNTPFAINQVAVIGAGTMGRGIVISLASAGLSVLWLDSNASALDAGLSMVSQAWTQQVEKQRVTQAEAEACLARVQAVDGYAALAQADLVIEAVYESLELKQEIFRALDQHLKPEAILASNTSALDIDAIAAVTRRPSHVLGLHFFSPAHVMKLLEIVRGAHTDQAVLHTALALGERLGKVAVVAGNCPGFIGNRMLRSYVAEARKLLLEGALPHQVDAVLQQFGFAMGPFRMYDVVGIDLEWRARQLARQGMHDPLVQVDNALCDLGRLGQKTGKGYYRYAPGSRQAEHDPEVDALVLKISNDLGYRRRGISAEEIVERCLLALVNEGAKILQEGIAASSADIDRVWLNGYGFPAATGGPMRWADDQGAAFVLARLEYLQSVLGEHWRPAALLCTLVANGKRFEQQAEVQA; encoded by the coding sequence GTGAATACCCCCTTTGCGATCAACCAGGTGGCCGTGATAGGCGCAGGTACCATGGGCCGCGGCATTGTCATCAGCCTCGCCAGTGCCGGGCTGTCGGTGCTGTGGCTCGACAGCAACGCATCAGCCCTGGACGCTGGCCTGAGCATGGTCAGCCAGGCCTGGACCCAGCAGGTGGAGAAGCAGCGTGTCACCCAGGCCGAGGCTGAAGCCTGCCTGGCGCGAGTGCAGGCGGTGGATGGCTACGCCGCGCTGGCCCAGGCCGATCTGGTGATCGAGGCAGTGTATGAAAGCCTTGAACTCAAACAGGAAATCTTCCGGGCCCTGGACCAGCACCTCAAACCGGAGGCGATCCTGGCCAGCAATACCTCGGCGCTGGACATCGACGCGATCGCGGCGGTGACCCGGCGACCGTCGCACGTACTGGGCCTGCATTTCTTCAGCCCCGCGCATGTCATGAAGCTGCTCGAGATAGTGCGCGGCGCGCACACCGACCAGGCGGTGCTCCATACCGCCCTGGCGCTGGGCGAGCGCCTGGGCAAGGTGGCGGTAGTGGCCGGCAACTGCCCCGGTTTCATCGGCAACCGCATGCTGCGCAGTTATGTGGCCGAAGCGCGCAAGTTGCTGCTCGAAGGCGCGCTGCCGCACCAGGTGGATGCGGTGCTGCAACAGTTCGGTTTTGCCATGGGCCCGTTCCGCATGTACGACGTGGTCGGTATCGACCTGGAATGGCGTGCCCGCCAGCTGGCCAGGCAGGGCATGCACGATCCGCTGGTGCAAGTGGATAATGCGCTGTGTGATCTGGGGCGGCTGGGTCAGAAGACAGGGAAGGGCTATTACCGTTATGCACCTGGCAGCCGCCAGGCCGAGCATGACCCCGAGGTCGACGCCCTGGTGCTCAAGATTTCCAACGACCTGGGTTACCGACGCCGGGGCATCAGCGCCGAGGAAATCGTCGAGCGCTGCCTGCTGGCGCTGGTCAACGAGGGCGCGAAGATTCTGCAGGAAGGCATCGCTGCCAGCAGCGCCGACATCGACCGGGTGTGGCTCAACGGCTATGGCTTCCCTGCGGCCACAGGTGGCCCGATGCGCTGGGCCGATGACCAGGGTGCAGCATTCGTCCTGGCTCGGCTGGAATACCTGCAAAGCGTACTGGGCGAGCACTGGCGCCCGGCCGCTCTGCTCTGCACGCTGGTGGCCAACGGCAAGCGTTTCGAGCAGCAGGCGGAGGTTCAGGCATGA
- a CDS encoding DUF1329 domain-containing protein translates to MVMIGLFWASGALAATGLPDNLTPVGAERAASPDGRIPAWQGGLSVAQQRLGDNGTPLDPYAAEQPLYRITAANYRRYQGQLSDGQVALLKRFPHTFELPVYPTHRSVAVPAGVAASAARNAAQAQLDDQGNGLRGFNGVIAFPRPDNGLEVIWNHLTRHRNASYIQMSDSVTPFKNGRFVLMSARQDVARPEGLGGLGAGNVLYYFTYRMTAPSRLAGDAMVVHETLDQVAEPRLSWVYSASQRRVRRAPNIAYDTTGPGTAGLRTADSRDMFNGAPDRYQWKLLGKQALHVPYNSYRLASPELRYAELIRPGHVNPAPTRYELHRVWVVEATLKPGAQHIYAKRRFYVDEDTWAILETDSYDAGGHLWRTSQAHSFYHPGGEVAVNAMEVTYDLKSGRYHASGLINEQRRPFDFNVRTSLSYFSPGALRSFGVR, encoded by the coding sequence AGCCCGGACGGCCGTATCCCGGCCTGGCAAGGCGGGTTGAGCGTCGCCCAGCAGCGCCTGGGTGACAACGGCACGCCGCTGGATCCGTATGCCGCCGAACAGCCGCTGTACCGGATCACGGCGGCCAACTATCGGCGTTACCAGGGCCAGCTTTCCGACGGCCAGGTAGCCTTGCTCAAGCGCTTCCCGCACACCTTCGAGCTGCCGGTCTACCCCACCCATCGCAGTGTCGCGGTGCCTGCCGGCGTCGCCGCCTCGGCCGCCCGCAATGCAGCGCAGGCGCAGCTGGATGACCAGGGCAACGGCCTGCGCGGGTTCAATGGAGTGATTGCGTTTCCCCGGCCGGACAACGGGCTGGAAGTGATCTGGAACCATCTGACCCGGCACCGCAATGCCAGTTACATTCAGATGTCCGACAGCGTCACACCGTTCAAGAACGGCCGCTTCGTGCTGATGAGCGCGCGCCAGGATGTAGCCCGCCCGGAAGGCCTGGGTGGGCTGGGTGCAGGCAATGTGTTGTATTACTTCACCTACCGCATGACGGCACCATCACGGCTTGCCGGTGATGCCATGGTGGTTCACGAAACCCTTGACCAGGTAGCCGAGCCCCGCTTGTCCTGGGTCTACAGTGCCAGTCAGCGGCGTGTGCGGCGCGCGCCGAACATCGCCTACGACACCACGGGGCCTGGCACCGCAGGCCTGCGTACTGCCGACAGCCGCGACATGTTCAATGGCGCCCCCGACCGTTACCAGTGGAAGCTGCTGGGCAAGCAGGCCCTGCACGTGCCGTACAACAGCTACCGCCTGGCATCGCCCGAGCTGCGCTATGCCGAGCTGATCAGGCCTGGTCATGTCAATCCGGCACCCACACGCTACGAGCTGCACCGGGTGTGGGTGGTGGAGGCGACGCTGAAGCCCGGCGCACAGCACATCTATGCCAAGCGACGCTTCTATGTGGACGAAGACACCTGGGCCATTCTCGAAACCGACAGCTACGATGCTGGCGGCCATCTGTGGCGTACATCACAGGCCCACAGCTTCTACCACCCAGGCGGCGAGGTGGCGGTCAACGCAATGGAGGTCACCTATGACCTCAAGAGTGGCCGCTACCATGCGTCGGGGCTGATCAACGAGCAACGTCGCCCGTTCGACTTCAATGTTCGCACCAGCCTTTCGTATTTTTCTCCCGGCGCCCTGCGCAGCTTTGGCGTGCGCTGA
- a CDS encoding alkyl/aryl-sulfatase, protein MRFPLSMLALALLAPLPSLATTAAKDATPATQASNQQWLQRLPFDDHGDFEAARRGLLERFDGPVATADGKTVWDLGQYRFLDPTQAPATVNPSLWRIAQLNTIAGLFKVTEGIYQVRGLDLANMTIVEGQDGLIVLDPLLAVETARAGLELYFRHRPRKPVTTLIYTHPHIDHFGGARGVIDKADVKAGKVQVIAPEGFFEHAIGENVLAGPAMKRRAQYMYGAPLPRGPRGQVDAGLGKGVPANATVSLIAPTLEISQPLQRMTLSGVEVEFQLTPGTEAPAEMNIYFPGLKALCMAENATHVQHNVLTLRGALVRDPKVWAHYLDQSLLRYGDQAEVVFAQHHWPTWGGPAIREYLADQRDMYAFIDSQTLRLINQGQTPMEIAQSLANLPPRLASKWYSRDYYGSLSHNVRAVYQRYMGFYDGNPANLDPLPPQAAGKRYVAAMGGADQVLAQARQAFAEGDYRWVAQLVNHLVFAEPGNTAARELQADALEQLGYQSENATWRNAYLSGAQELRGGIAAATGSGGNADDMVRALTPSLFFDYLGVRVDAFKAAESDLSINWRFTDLGEDYALTLRNGVLTHRDLARHAQADVQVSMSKQTLDRIALKQTGFLKEATLGEISIEGERVKFLRFMGGLENADSRFNIVTP, encoded by the coding sequence ATGCGCTTCCCACTGTCGATGCTGGCGCTCGCCCTGCTGGCGCCCCTCCCGAGCCTGGCCACTACGGCGGCAAAGGATGCCACCCCGGCCACCCAGGCCAGCAACCAGCAATGGCTGCAACGCCTGCCGTTCGATGACCACGGGGATTTCGAAGCGGCCCGGCGCGGGCTGCTTGAACGCTTCGACGGGCCGGTCGCGACCGCCGATGGCAAGACTGTGTGGGACCTGGGCCAGTATCGTTTTCTCGACCCGACGCAGGCCCCGGCCACGGTAAACCCGAGCCTGTGGCGCATCGCCCAGCTGAACACTATCGCCGGCCTGTTCAAGGTCACCGAAGGCATCTACCAGGTCCGCGGTCTGGACCTGGCCAACATGACCATCGTTGAAGGCCAGGACGGGCTGATCGTGCTCGATCCGCTGCTGGCCGTCGAAACCGCCAGGGCCGGCCTTGAACTGTATTTTCGGCACCGCCCGCGCAAGCCGGTGACCACGCTGATCTACACCCACCCGCACATCGACCATTTCGGTGGCGCGCGCGGGGTGATCGACAAGGCGGACGTAAAGGCCGGCAAGGTCCAGGTCATTGCACCCGAAGGCTTCTTCGAGCATGCCATCGGCGAAAACGTGCTGGCCGGCCCGGCCATGAAGCGCCGCGCCCAGTACATGTACGGTGCCCCCCTGCCCCGCGGGCCACGCGGCCAGGTGGATGCCGGGCTGGGCAAAGGGGTGCCGGCCAACGCCACCGTCAGCCTGATAGCGCCGACGCTGGAAATCAGCCAGCCGCTGCAACGCATGACCCTCAGCGGCGTGGAGGTAGAGTTCCAGTTGACCCCTGGCACCGAAGCGCCAGCGGAGATGAACATCTACTTCCCTGGGCTCAAGGCTCTGTGCATGGCCGAGAACGCCACCCACGTGCAGCACAATGTGCTGACCCTGCGCGGTGCGCTGGTACGCGACCCGAAAGTCTGGGCGCACTACCTGGACCAATCGCTGTTGCGTTACGGCGACCAGGCCGAGGTAGTGTTCGCCCAGCATCACTGGCCGACCTGGGGCGGGCCGGCAATCCGCGAGTACCTGGCCGACCAGCGCGACATGTATGCCTTCATCGATAGCCAGACCTTGCGCCTGATCAACCAGGGCCAGACACCAATGGAAATCGCCCAGAGCCTGGCCAACCTCCCGCCGCGCCTGGCCAGCAAGTGGTACAGCCGCGACTACTATGGCTCGCTCAGCCATAACGTACGTGCGGTCTACCAACGCTACATGGGCTTTTACGATGGCAACCCGGCCAACCTCGACCCACTGCCGCCGCAAGCTGCCGGCAAGCGCTACGTGGCGGCAATGGGTGGCGCCGATCAGGTGCTGGCCCAGGCACGCCAAGCCTTTGCCGAAGGTGACTACCGCTGGGTCGCGCAGTTGGTGAACCATCTGGTATTCGCCGAACCGGGCAATACCGCAGCGCGCGAACTGCAGGCCGATGCGCTGGAACAGCTGGGTTACCAGAGCGAGAACGCTACCTGGCGCAACGCCTACCTCAGCGGCGCCCAGGAGCTGCGCGGCGGAATAGCCGCCGCCACCGGCAGTGGCGGCAATGCCGACGACATGGTGCGGGCACTGACCCCAAGCCTGTTCTTCGATTACCTTGGGGTACGGGTGGATGCCTTCAAGGCGGCGGAGAGCGACCTGAGCATCAACTGGCGCTTCACCGACCTGGGTGAAGACTACGCCCTGACCCTGCGCAACGGCGTGCTCACCCATCGCGACCTGGCTCGTCACGCCCAGGCCGATGTGCAGGTGAGCATGAGCAAACAGACATTGGACCGCATTGCCCTGAAGCAGACCGGGTTCCTCAAGGAGGCCACGCTGGGCGAGATCTCCATCGAAGGTGAGCGGGTGAAGTTCCTGCGTTTCATGGGCGGCCTGGAGAACGCCGATTCGCGTTTCAACATCGTGACCCCTTGA
- a CDS encoding DUF202 domain-containing protein yields the protein MPDPGLQAERTELAWRRTWLALVAVAGLALRQGDLALAAVVGFATLTLLTRQGRRYSEGLAMLRVERGRPAILPVVALGSAVCLMALAGLYRLANGG from the coding sequence ATGCCTGATCCGGGCTTGCAGGCCGAACGCACCGAACTGGCTTGGCGGCGTACCTGGTTGGCGCTGGTGGCGGTCGCGGGGTTGGCTTTGCGCCAGGGCGACCTGGCGCTGGCGGCAGTAGTCGGCTTCGCAACGCTGACGCTGTTGACCCGCCAGGGACGGCGCTACAGCGAGGGCCTGGCGATGTTGCGGGTCGAGCGCGGTCGGCCTGCGATTCTACCGGTAGTGGCACTGGGCAGCGCAGTGTGCCTGATGGCGCTGGCAGGGTTGTACCGGTTGGCGAACGGGGGCTGA
- a CDS encoding YidH family protein, protein MDAFEPRPDWARRLLGQGEAPDPRFTLANERTFLAWIRTALALLGGGIAIETFAGQALQAPLRLWLVGSLMLLSMLLSAGACLRWLRVERALRQRRPLPLPALVPLLALGCLIAALMAAVVLWPRWHA, encoded by the coding sequence ATGGACGCGTTTGAACCACGGCCGGACTGGGCTCGGCGTCTGCTGGGGCAGGGCGAGGCGCCCGACCCTCGCTTCACCTTGGCCAACGAGCGCACGTTCCTGGCCTGGATCCGTACCGCGCTGGCGTTGCTGGGAGGTGGCATTGCCATCGAGACCTTTGCCGGCCAGGCCCTGCAGGCGCCGCTTCGGCTCTGGCTTGTCGGCAGCCTGATGTTGCTGAGCATGTTGCTGAGCGCCGGCGCCTGCCTGCGTTGGCTGCGGGTGGAGCGTGCCTTGCGACAGCGCCGGCCATTGCCGCTGCCGGCGCTGGTGCCGCTGTTGGCACTGGGTTGCCTGATCGCGGCGTTGATGGCCGCTGTCGTGTTGTGGCCGCGCTGGCATGCCTGA